One Sodalis praecaptivus DNA segment encodes these proteins:
- a CDS encoding acid phosphatase produces MSSLRISALVCALILPYAALAQRPAQAPLPQTLEATTLANSQPAFSALDSNIVQHLRHALAGNGGKLDRASLDDADQTPQQADKAWLRQSGYDFAYPANQQAGITLLETFNSLSPTLQQESLARVTSINQNATRGLRQQALVDAEGIPYLYFLADALGPRLGNAFINAYDKGELGKAAALIKASEVSTSAAKKHFNYPRPFLPPGNRILPVPDDIVVQDNHPYTADGGAFPSGHTNTGYTDALLLAEMIPERFVPLVDRGAKYGYSRLVLGVHYPLDVIGSRMVAERNVAHYLNDPAYRRLFEQAKLQLRSALEKECGTTIAQCAQTGQEGDPYAQSGMTAFYRYTMTYQLPRASVTRAQAVTVPAGAEVLLAFPLPELSASQRRALMVRTMIDDGYPLSGGQGEQNFWQRLNLHEAVLRAHAG; encoded by the coding sequence ATGTCTTCGTTACGCATCTCCGCGCTGGTGTGTGCGCTCATACTGCCTTACGCCGCGTTAGCACAACGCCCGGCGCAGGCCCCCCTGCCGCAGACCTTGGAGGCGACGACCCTCGCCAATAGCCAGCCTGCGTTTTCGGCGCTGGACTCGAATATCGTGCAACATCTGCGCCACGCCCTCGCGGGCAACGGCGGCAAACTGGACCGCGCCAGTCTCGATGACGCCGATCAAACGCCGCAGCAGGCCGATAAAGCCTGGCTGCGTCAGAGCGGCTATGATTTTGCCTATCCCGCCAATCAACAGGCGGGTATCACGCTACTCGAGACGTTTAACTCGCTATCTCCCACCCTCCAGCAGGAGAGCCTGGCGCGAGTGACGAGCATCAATCAAAACGCGACCCGTGGCTTGCGCCAGCAGGCATTGGTGGATGCGGAAGGCATTCCCTATCTCTATTTTTTGGCGGACGCCCTTGGCCCTCGGCTGGGGAACGCTTTTATTAACGCCTATGATAAGGGCGAGTTGGGCAAGGCGGCTGCATTGATTAAAGCCAGCGAAGTCAGCACCTCGGCGGCGAAAAAACATTTCAATTATCCGCGGCCGTTTTTACCTCCCGGTAATCGCATTCTGCCGGTACCGGATGATATCGTGGTGCAGGATAACCATCCCTACACCGCCGACGGCGGCGCGTTTCCTAGCGGGCATACCAACACCGGGTATACCGATGCGTTATTATTGGCGGAAATGATACCTGAACGCTTTGTCCCATTGGTGGATCGCGGCGCAAAATATGGCTATTCCCGCCTGGTGCTGGGCGTGCATTACCCGCTGGACGTCATCGGCTCGCGGATGGTGGCGGAGCGTAATGTCGCGCATTATCTCAACGACCCGGCGTACCGTCGGCTTTTTGAACAGGCCAAACTTCAATTGCGCAGCGCGTTAGAAAAAGAGTGCGGCACCACAATTGCCCAATGTGCCCAGACCGGCCAGGAAGGCGACCCTTATGCCCAGAGCGGTATGACGGCATTTTATCGCTATACCATGACCTATCAATTGCCGCGCGCTAGCGTGACCCGCGCTCAGGCGGTCACCGTGCCGGCCGGGGCCGAGGTGCTGCTGGCGTTTCCGCTGCCCGAACTTAGCGCCAGCCAGCGGCGGGCGTTGATGGTGCGCACGATGATTGACGATGGTTATCCGCTCTCGGGCGGCCAGGGGGAGCAAAATTTCTGGCAGCGGTTGAATCTGCATGAGGCCGTGCTGCGGGCCCATGCCGGCTAG
- a CDS encoding MurR/RpiR family transcriptional regulator — protein sequence MSSLLRIRQLYRSLSRNDQKLADFLLHHTEEARHLSSQRVAEMTGVSQSSVVKFAQKLGYKGFTALKLALSEALVNRQDPPSIPVHNQILSDDPIKTVGEKLLAEKVAALRGTLDINSEDKLRQGVEILQRSKRIIIVGIGASGLVARDFSYKLMKIGMAAVAENDMHVLLATVQALGPDDLLFAISFSGTRREINLAAQEALRAGARVMAVTNFAPNELQHYADLTLYTVSEQQAQRSGAISSNIAQQALTDLLFMGLVQQDLEHAPDRIRHSEELVKKLV from the coding sequence ATGAGCAGTTTATTACGGATACGCCAGTTATACCGATCGCTATCGCGCAATGACCAGAAATTGGCGGATTTTTTACTGCATCATACCGAAGAAGCGCGCCATCTTAGTTCGCAGCGCGTGGCGGAAATGACCGGCGTCAGCCAGTCAAGCGTGGTGAAATTTGCTCAGAAGCTGGGTTATAAAGGGTTTACCGCGCTAAAACTTGCCCTGAGCGAAGCGCTGGTCAATCGCCAGGATCCGCCCTCCATACCGGTACATAACCAAATACTCAGTGATGATCCCATCAAAACCGTAGGCGAAAAGCTGCTGGCGGAAAAAGTGGCCGCCCTGCGCGGCACGCTGGATATCAATAGCGAAGACAAATTGCGCCAGGGCGTGGAGATACTGCAACGCTCGAAGCGAATTATTATTGTCGGCATCGGCGCATCGGGCCTGGTGGCGCGCGATTTCTCTTACAAGCTGATGAAAATCGGCATGGCGGCGGTGGCGGAAAACGACATGCACGTATTGCTGGCGACGGTGCAGGCGCTGGGTCCGGACGATCTGCTGTTCGCTATCTCTTTTAGCGGCACGCGGCGGGAGATCAATCTGGCGGCGCAGGAGGCGCTGCGGGCGGGGGCGCGGGTCATGGCGGTCACCAATTTCGCGCCCAATGAGCTGCAACACTATGCCGATTTGACGCTGTATACCGTCTCAGAGCAGCAGGCCCAGCGTAGCGGGGCCATCTCCTCGAATATCGCGCAACAGGCGTTAACCGACCTACTGTTTATGGGGCTGGTACAACAGGATCTTGAACACGCCCCAGACCGCATCCGCCATAGTGAAGAGCTGGTCAAGAAGCTGGTCTGA
- the murQ gene encoding N-acetylmuramic acid 6-phosphate etherase, with product MNLGALVSETRHPDSMALDTLSTLEMVRLFNQQDKLVPEAIASELPAVAAAIDRAAQALGAGGRLIYLGAGTSGRLGVLDASECPPTFGVPPDKVIGLIAGGPGALLKAVEGAEDDMALGERDLRHLQLTPADVVVGLAASGRTPYVLGALRYARTLGCATVAVSCNPDSPIAQAADIAISPVVGPEVLTGSTRMKSGTAQKLVLNMISTGAMVKLGKVYQNLMVDVKATNVKLRDRACRIVCEACGVDADRAKAALAQTDYDVKPAILMLLSGKSAAEAQAALRAHDGFLRAALADERT from the coding sequence ATGAATTTAGGGGCGCTCGTATCGGAAACACGCCATCCGGACTCGATGGCTTTGGATACCTTATCAACGCTTGAGATGGTGAGGCTGTTTAATCAACAGGACAAGCTGGTGCCGGAGGCCATTGCGTCCGAGCTGCCGGCGGTGGCAGCCGCTATCGATCGGGCGGCGCAGGCGCTCGGGGCCGGCGGGCGGCTTATCTATCTGGGGGCCGGCACCAGCGGCAGGCTGGGGGTGCTGGATGCGTCGGAATGCCCGCCGACCTTCGGCGTGCCGCCAGACAAAGTGATCGGCCTCATCGCCGGCGGTCCCGGCGCGCTGCTCAAAGCGGTGGAGGGGGCGGAGGACGATATGGCGCTGGGAGAACGCGACCTCCGACACCTCCAGCTCACCCCCGCCGATGTCGTCGTGGGGCTCGCGGCGTCGGGCCGAACCCCGTACGTGCTGGGCGCATTGCGCTATGCCCGCACGCTGGGCTGCGCCACCGTCGCGGTTTCCTGTAATCCGGATTCGCCGATCGCCCAGGCGGCGGATATTGCGATATCACCGGTGGTGGGGCCAGAAGTGCTGACCGGTTCGACGCGCATGAAATCCGGCACCGCGCAGAAACTGGTGCTGAATATGATCTCCACCGGCGCCATGGTGAAACTGGGCAAGGTTTATCAAAACCTGATGGTGGATGTAAAGGCCACCAATGTGAAGCTGCGCGACCGCGCCTGCCGCATTGTTTGCGAGGCCTGCGGCGTCGACGCCGACCGGGCAAAGGCGGCCCTGGCGCAGACCGACTATGACGTTAAACCGGCTATTCTCATGCTGCTAAGCGGTAAAAGCGCCGCCGAGGCGCAAGCGGCGCTGAGAGCGCACGACGGCTTTTTGCGGGCGGCGTTGGCGGACGAGCGCACATAA
- a CDS encoding PTS transporter subunit EIIC, whose product MHQSDSVAAALLSGLGGPDNVLKLENCMTRVRVEVVDDRRVDIDAIKRVAGVKGYIMQGRQHQLIAGPGAAAKIVDAMRRLLPSAPGESPVIGSAHGAAQTRDRVKARYATPVSGALRQLANVFIPLIPAFIASGLITGLINLLTRADVSGDIARSYPNVLGLLALFGSAVFAIMNILVGVNAARVFGGSQAMGGVMAAILSSPGLAQIRLFDEPLQPGRGGVIAVLLVVALMCWVEKALRRHLPESIELIVNPLLTTLITASLAIVVLQPLGGAVSDAIAHGVNVAIDRGGVAVGALLAGSFLPLVLTGLHQGMVPLHVELIQSHGVNPLLPILAMAGVGQMGASFAVLVKTRSARLKKVVRAALPVGLLGIGEPLIFGVTLPLGRPFVAACLGGAVGGAVISYLKVATLITFGLSGLPLALTIVTGKVAAYLAGWAAAIAAGFIFTWLIGFNDPEE is encoded by the coding sequence ATGCATCAGAGCGACAGCGTGGCGGCAGCGCTGCTGTCCGGCCTTGGCGGGCCGGACAATGTGCTAAAGCTGGAGAACTGCATGACCCGGGTGCGGGTCGAAGTGGTTGATGACCGACGCGTGGACATCGACGCCATCAAACGTGTGGCGGGCGTTAAAGGCTACATTATGCAGGGCCGGCAGCATCAGCTTATCGCTGGGCCGGGCGCCGCGGCGAAGATCGTCGACGCCATGCGCCGCCTACTGCCGAGTGCGCCGGGCGAGTCCCCCGTCATCGGTTCGGCGCACGGCGCGGCGCAAACCCGGGACCGCGTCAAGGCGCGCTATGCGACGCCCGTCAGCGGCGCTTTGCGCCAGTTGGCCAACGTGTTTATTCCGCTCATCCCGGCGTTTATCGCCTCCGGTCTTATCACGGGACTGATCAATTTGCTTACGCGTGCGGACGTCAGCGGCGATATAGCGCGGTCCTATCCTAATGTGCTCGGGCTGCTGGCGCTGTTTGGCAGTGCGGTATTCGCCATCATGAACATTTTGGTGGGGGTAAACGCGGCGCGGGTGTTCGGCGGTTCACAGGCCATGGGCGGGGTGATGGCCGCGATTTTGAGCAGCCCCGGTTTAGCGCAAATCCGGCTTTTCGACGAGCCGCTACAGCCCGGCCGGGGCGGGGTGATCGCCGTGTTGCTGGTGGTTGCCCTGATGTGCTGGGTGGAAAAAGCGTTGCGGCGCCATTTACCGGAGTCGATAGAGCTGATAGTTAATCCGCTTCTGACTACACTGATAACTGCGTCGCTGGCGATAGTCGTGCTGCAACCGCTCGGCGGGGCGGTATCCGACGCTATTGCCCACGGGGTGAATGTCGCAATTGATCGCGGTGGCGTGGCGGTCGGCGCTTTACTGGCGGGAAGTTTTTTGCCGCTGGTGCTGACCGGCCTGCATCAAGGGATGGTGCCGCTGCATGTGGAACTCATTCAATCCCACGGCGTCAACCCTCTGCTGCCGATCCTGGCCATGGCCGGGGTGGGGCAGATGGGCGCGTCCTTTGCCGTGCTGGTGAAAACCCGTAGCGCCCGGCTGAAAAAGGTGGTCAGGGCCGCCTTGCCGGTGGGGTTGCTCGGTATCGGCGAGCCGCTGATTTTCGGCGTTACGCTACCTCTTGGTCGGCCGTTTGTTGCCGCCTGCCTCGGCGGTGCGGTGGGCGGCGCGGTGATAAGTTATCTTAAAGTGGCGACGCTTATCACTTTTGGTCTGTCGGGATTGCCGCTGGCGCTGACCATCGTCACCGGTAAAGTCGCCGCCTATTTAGCCGGATGGGCGGCCGCCATCGCGGCGGGATTTATTTTTACATGGCTGATAGGATTCAACGATCCAGAGGAGTAG
- the yfhb gene encoding phosphatidylglycerophosphatase C yields MINPTAQRVVFFDLDGTLHQQDMFGCFLRYLLAHLPLNIVLVIPVLPVVALGLLVKGRSARWPMSLLLWSITFGHSEAKLQALQAAFAAVFRQRVRRFPRVLARLDDYLASQDAQVWLITGSPESLVEKVYHDAVFLPQVRLIGSRMHRRYGGWVLTLRCLGHEKVAQLERELGIPLKLYSGYSDSVHDSPLLYFCEYRWRVTHDGQLKRLD; encoded by the coding sequence TTGATTAACCCAACCGCCCAGCGCGTCGTATTTTTTGATTTGGACGGCACGCTGCATCAACAGGATATGTTCGGCTGCTTCCTGCGCTATCTGCTTGCGCATCTGCCGCTGAATATCGTGCTGGTGATCCCCGTTCTGCCGGTGGTGGCTCTTGGACTGCTGGTAAAGGGCCGCTCGGCCCGCTGGCCGATGAGCCTGCTGCTCTGGTCGATTACCTTCGGCCACAGCGAGGCCAAGCTGCAGGCGCTACAGGCGGCGTTTGCGGCGGTCTTCCGTCAGCGCGTGCGGCGTTTTCCGCGGGTATTGGCGCGCCTCGACGACTACCTCGCCAGCCAGGATGCCCAGGTGTGGCTTATTACCGGCTCGCCGGAGTCGCTGGTGGAAAAAGTTTACCACGATGCGGTCTTCTTGCCCCAGGTGCGGCTTATCGGCAGCCGTATGCATCGGCGCTACGGCGGCTGGGTGCTGACCCTGCGCTGTCTGGGCCATGAAAAAGTGGCGCAGTTGGAGCGCGAGCTGGGCATCCCGTTGAAATTGTATAGCGGTTACAGCGACAGCGTTCACGACAGTCCGCTGCTTTATTTTTGCGAATATCGCTGGCGGGTCACCCATGACGGTCAACTTAAGCGGCTGGATTGA
- the tadA gene encoding tRNA adenosine(34) deaminase TadA: MSEHCSDEFWMRHALMLAGRAQAEGEVPVGAVLVLNDEIIGEGWNRSIGHHDPTAHAEIMALRQGGRRVGNYRLLNAAMYVTLEPCVMCAGAMIHARIGRLIFGAPDEKTGAAGSLLDVLGHPGMNHRIILTGGVLAQACSAQLSAFFRHRRAQHRAHRLGLQPPLPDDPS, from the coding sequence ATGAGCGAGCATTGCAGCGATGAATTTTGGATGCGTCACGCCCTGATGCTGGCGGGGCGCGCGCAAGCCGAGGGCGAAGTGCCGGTCGGCGCGGTGTTGGTGTTGAACGACGAGATTATCGGCGAGGGCTGGAACCGCTCCATCGGTCATCATGATCCCACCGCCCACGCCGAAATCATGGCGCTGCGCCAGGGGGGGCGGCGGGTGGGTAATTACCGGTTGCTGAACGCGGCAATGTACGTGACGCTGGAACCGTGCGTGATGTGCGCGGGGGCGATGATCCACGCCCGCATCGGCCGTTTGATTTTTGGCGCGCCTGACGAAAAAACCGGCGCGGCGGGATCGCTGCTGGATGTGCTCGGCCATCCGGGGATGAACCACCGAATTATACTCACCGGCGGCGTGCTGGCGCAGGCGTGTTCAGCTCAGCTCAGCGCTTTCTTTCGCCATCGTCGGGCGCAGCACAGGGCACACCGCCTGGGGCTGCAACCGCCGCTGCCCGACGACCCCTCCTGA
- the mltF gene encoding membrane-bound lytic murein transglycosylase MltF, with protein MKRFKLNYFIIGLIAILLTWALWTTVPWRNAHQDSLAAIKARGELRISTLDAPLSYYRVNNQPAGFDYDLAQRFADYLGVKLKVRVRSNLNQLFDDLDNDNADLLAASLIYNTERLNRFTVGPSYYSVSQQLVYRLGQPRPKNLGDLRGRLAVASGSAQISQLRQLQKKQYPQLSWEVSSDLSSRSLLEKVAEGKLDYTLADSATVGLLQRVHPQLAVAFDITEEEPVTWYLRRSDSEGLSAALLDFFSQLNDNGIMARLEEKYLGHVGGFDYVDTKTFLNAIDAILPALQPLFQRYARDIDWKLLAAISYQESHWDPLATSATGVRGLMMLTRPTADSLGIGDRTNAEQSVRGGALYLSRMMQRVPDSIPEDEKIWFALAAYNMGYAHMLDARALTAKQQGNPDSWVDVKLRLPMLSQPRYYKQTLYGYARGQQAYNYVENIRRYEISLVGYLQEKEKKAAQLAAWNADPANAYPVVTPEDLQTLTPAGTGAHP; from the coding sequence TTGAAGCGCTTCAAATTAAATTACTTTATTATCGGCCTTATCGCCATTTTGCTCACCTGGGCACTCTGGACTACCGTCCCCTGGCGAAACGCCCATCAGGATAGCCTGGCGGCCATTAAAGCGCGCGGCGAACTTCGTATCAGCACTCTGGACGCGCCGCTGAGCTATTATCGCGTCAATAATCAACCGGCGGGTTTCGATTACGATCTGGCGCAACGCTTCGCCGATTACCTCGGCGTCAAACTGAAGGTGCGCGTTCGCAGCAATCTGAATCAGCTATTTGACGACTTGGATAATGACAACGCCGATCTTCTGGCCGCTAGCTTGATTTACAACACTGAGCGGCTGAACAGATTCACCGTTGGTCCGTCCTACTATTCGGTATCGCAGCAATTGGTGTACCGCCTGGGCCAGCCGCGGCCGAAAAATTTGGGGGATCTCCGGGGGCGACTGGCGGTCGCTTCGGGGTCGGCGCAAATTTCCCAGCTCCGGCAGTTGCAAAAGAAGCAATATCCGCAGTTATCCTGGGAAGTTTCATCGGATTTAAGCAGCCGGTCGCTGCTGGAAAAAGTGGCGGAGGGTAAGCTGGATTATACGCTGGCCGACTCCGCCACCGTCGGGCTGCTGCAGCGAGTGCATCCGCAGCTGGCGGTGGCGTTTGATATTACCGAGGAAGAACCGGTTACCTGGTATCTTCGGCGCAGCGATAGCGAGGGGCTATCGGCCGCGCTGCTGGACTTCTTCAGCCAGTTAAACGACAACGGCATCATGGCGCGGCTGGAGGAAAAGTATCTCGGCCACGTTGGCGGGTTCGATTATGTGGATACCAAAACCTTCCTTAACGCAATTGATGCGATTTTGCCCGCGCTGCAACCGCTGTTTCAACGCTATGCCCGCGATATCGATTGGAAGTTGCTGGCGGCCATTTCCTATCAAGAATCCCATTGGGATCCGCTAGCCACGTCGGCCACCGGGGTACGCGGGCTGATGATGCTTACCCGCCCCACCGCCGACAGTCTGGGAATAGGCGATCGAACCAACGCCGAGCAAAGCGTGCGCGGCGGCGCGCTTTATTTGTCGCGCATGATGCAGCGGGTGCCGGATTCCATCCCGGAAGATGAAAAGATTTGGTTTGCCCTGGCGGCCTATAATATGGGCTATGCCCATATGCTGGATGCGCGCGCCCTGACGGCGAAGCAGCAGGGCAACCCCGACAGTTGGGTCGACGTGAAGCTGCGGCTGCCGATGCTCAGCCAGCCGCGCTATTACAAACAAACGCTGTACGGTTACGCCCGCGGCCAGCAGGCGTATAACTACGTGGAAAATATCCGCCGCTATGAAATCAGTCTGGTGGGGTATTTGCAGGAAAAAGAGAAAAAGGCGGCGCAATTGGCGGCCTGGAACGCCGATCCCGCCAATGCCTACCCGGTGGTCACGCCGGAGGATCTACAGACGCTAACGCCGGCCGGCACGGGTGCCCACCCTTAA